The following proteins come from a genomic window of Archocentrus centrarchus isolate MPI-CPG fArcCen1 chromosome 3, fArcCen1, whole genome shotgun sequence:
- the atosa gene encoding atos homolog protein A isoform X2, whose product MISAGPPEGNLMTLDNMKPERDATEEFFEYDAEEFLVFLTLLITEGRTPEYSVKGRTEGLHCPPAQSAMPPLHKHECSDKLPQCRQARRTRSEVILLWRNNIPIMIEVMLLPDCCYGDECPPSDLISDPVIKQDALLLERWTLQAVPRQSGDRFIEEKTLLLAVRSYVFFSQLSAWLSASHGIVPRNILYRISAADEDLVWQFSQPPSEHIFPVPNVSQSVALQVRVQSLPRQPTYPTLACSIHTGLPPLYSKTPSLSPNLNSHSGLPTLKKNQDTSKDNLLNNSNTYSKSSNSMSNLLLNGLPIPNLPINNIPINSLPHRSVPHPFSKKQNRHSLDATATKAFHPCTGLPLLSSPVPQRKSQTGYFDLDTSVAGCKGLPWASGKRVCPKRDGYTDESQQLFSASAPPASLSLLGNFEECVLNYRLEPLGTVEGFTAEVGASGSFCPSHLTLPVDVSFYSVSDDNAPSPYMGVINLESLGKRGYRVPPSGTIQVTLFNPNKTVVKMFVVMYDLRAMPAGHQTFLRQRTFSVPVRRDTNNQTSRKPLALGQGRTLRYLIHLRFQSSKSGKIYLHRDIRLLFSRKSMEVDSGAAYELQSFTESPVDPPYSPRC is encoded by the exons ATGCAACAGAGGAGTTTTTTGAGTACGATGCAGAGGAGTTCCTGGTGTTCCTGACCTTACTCATCACAGAGGGAAGGACACCAGAGTATTCTGTGAAGGGCAGGACTGAGGGGCTACATTGTCCGCCAGCCCAGTCAGCCATGCCTCCTCTTCACAAGCATGAATGCAGCGACAAATTACCCCAG TGTCGGCAGGCGAGGAGAACCCGTTCTGAGGTGATCCTTCTTTGGAGGAACAACATCCCCATCATGATCGAGGTCATGCTCCTTCCAGACTGTTGCTATGGCGACGAGTGCCCCCCGAGTGATCTCATCAGTGACCCAGTCATCAAACAAGATGCACTGCTGTTGGAGAGATGGACCTTGCAGGCAGTTCCAAGACA AAGCGGCGACCGTTTCATTGAGGAGAAGACCCTGCTGTTGGCTGTTCGTTCTTATGTCTTTTTCTCCCAGCTCAGCGCCTGGCTGAGTGCCTCCCATGGCATCGTCCCCAGAAACATCCTGTACAG GATCAGTGCTGCTGATGAGGACTTGGTGTGGCAGTTTTCCCAGCCACCTTCAGAGCACATATTCCCAGTCCCCAATGTTTCCCAGAGTGTTGCACTGCAGGTCCGTGTCCAGTCACTCCCCAGACAACCCACCTATCCCACCCTGGCCTGCAGCATCCATACTGGCCTTCCTCCACTTTACAGCAAGACTCCCAGCCTCAGCCCAAACCTTAACAGCCATAGTGGCCTGCCCACCCTCAAAAAGAACCAGGACACCAGTAAAGACAATCTCCTAAACAACTCTAATACATACAGCAAGAGCTCCAACTCCATGTCCAACCTTCTCCTCAATGGCTTACCCATTCCCAATCTCCCCATCAACAACATCCCCATTAACAGTCTTCCTCACAGATCTGTGCCACATCCATTCAGC AAGAAACAGAATCGCCACTCATTAGACGCCACAGCAACCAAGGCCTTCCACCCCTGCACCGGCCTGCCTCTGCTCTCCAGCCCT GTTCCTCAGAGGAAAAGTCAAACAGGCTACTTTGACCTGGACACCTCTGTGGCTGGCTGTAAGGGTTTGCCTTGGGCCTCTGGGAAAAG GGTGTGTCCAAAGAGAGATGGGTACACGGATGAGTCACAGCAGCTGTTCAGTGCCAGCGCTCCACCTGCCAGTCTCAGCCTGTTGGGAAACTTTGAG GAGTGTGTGCTGAACTACCGCCTGGAGCCTTTAGGGACAGTGGAGGGTTTCACAGCAGAGGTCGGGGCCAGTGGATCCTTCTGCCCCAGTCACCTGACCTTACCTGTAGATGTATCATTCTACAGTGTCTCTGATGACAACGCTCCCTCACCATATATG GGTGTGATAAACTTGGAGTCCCTGGGGAAAAGGGGCTATCGTGTACCTCCATCAGGAACCATTCAAGTG ACCTTATTCAACCCTAACAAGACAGTGGTAAAGATGTTTGTTGTGATGTATGACCTACGAGCCATGCCAGCCGGACACCAGACCTTCCTACGCCAGAGGACCTTCTCTGTTCCCGTCCGTCGTGACACAAACAATCAGACCAGCAGGAAACCCCTCGCCCTGGGGCAGGGACGAACCTTGCGCTACCTCATTCACCTGAG GTTCCAGAGCTCTAAGTCTGGGAAGATCTACCTCCATAGGGACATCCGTCTGCTGTTTTCCAGGAAGTCCATGGAGGTGGACAGTGGTGCTGCCTACGAGCTCCAATCCTTCACAGAGTCTCCTGTTGACCCGCCCTACTCTCCCCGCTGCTAA
- the atosa gene encoding atos homolog protein A isoform X1 has product MISAGPPEGNLMTLDNMKPERDATEEFFEYDAEEFLVFLTLLITEGRTPEYSVKGRTEGLHCPPAQSAMPPLHKHECSDKLPQCRQARRTRSEVILLWRNNIPIMIEVMLLPDCCYGDECPPSDLISDPVIKQDALLLERWTLQAVPRQSGDRFIEEKTLLLAVRSYVFFSQLSAWLSASHGIVPRNILYRISAADEDLVWQFSQPPSEHIFPVPNVSQSVALQVRVQSLPRQPTYPTLACSIHTGLPPLYSKTPSLSPNLNSHSGLPTLKKNQDTSKDNLLNNSNTYSKSSNSMSNLLLNGLPIPNLPINNIPINSLPHRSVPHPFSKKTQEPAENHSYQNGELPQGNSPQRQGSPLFHRPSHSPTPSRSLSPSPLPTSKAGKWLYSTLNGSSEPTQVEDYGSCTNNNERSKNAIPEPLRAFKNFSMAEPPRCPSPRPAAPETNPLIGSLLQERQEVIARIAQRLNFCDPTAPPLPPGLFASDNPPKATWGSNHDDVTASKTKETEVPPYESVGRVWPTPFNTPVTDTSFGKWECPSPKPAACRKLKMTETRDREEERNGEKETGREKEIDRERETDSSLIAQAVQDITRLIQERLSVPALSPRHSRSGSPLHHTHTTTVTHTVRTYSHTTHIPQASHTATNGYTNGHIPSHEPHRGSTHTAATHTPVCTDKPRVDRGAECHSTRAQNGAQSTLEESLFRGQCHAQAGQRLRTPPQEKLRVRTPSSHESPPASPILENSSRHAQFSYWTCDDASPTMNCNRSHDHSKPQSQMQMQNCKSAQAPALQDENQAPLDSGCSSTSSPAMTPPPTVLRAPSPSPLRPCNSWKKQNRHSLDATATKAFHPCTGLPLLSSPVPQRKSQTGYFDLDTSVAGCKGLPWASGKRVCPKRDGYTDESQQLFSASAPPASLSLLGNFEECVLNYRLEPLGTVEGFTAEVGASGSFCPSHLTLPVDVSFYSVSDDNAPSPYMGVINLESLGKRGYRVPPSGTIQVTLFNPNKTVVKMFVVMYDLRAMPAGHQTFLRQRTFSVPVRRDTNNQTSRKPLALGQGRTLRYLIHLRFQSSKSGKIYLHRDIRLLFSRKSMEVDSGAAYELQSFTESPVDPPYSPRC; this is encoded by the exons ATGCAACAGAGGAGTTTTTTGAGTACGATGCAGAGGAGTTCCTGGTGTTCCTGACCTTACTCATCACAGAGGGAAGGACACCAGAGTATTCTGTGAAGGGCAGGACTGAGGGGCTACATTGTCCGCCAGCCCAGTCAGCCATGCCTCCTCTTCACAAGCATGAATGCAGCGACAAATTACCCCAG TGTCGGCAGGCGAGGAGAACCCGTTCTGAGGTGATCCTTCTTTGGAGGAACAACATCCCCATCATGATCGAGGTCATGCTCCTTCCAGACTGTTGCTATGGCGACGAGTGCCCCCCGAGTGATCTCATCAGTGACCCAGTCATCAAACAAGATGCACTGCTGTTGGAGAGATGGACCTTGCAGGCAGTTCCAAGACA AAGCGGCGACCGTTTCATTGAGGAGAAGACCCTGCTGTTGGCTGTTCGTTCTTATGTCTTTTTCTCCCAGCTCAGCGCCTGGCTGAGTGCCTCCCATGGCATCGTCCCCAGAAACATCCTGTACAG GATCAGTGCTGCTGATGAGGACTTGGTGTGGCAGTTTTCCCAGCCACCTTCAGAGCACATATTCCCAGTCCCCAATGTTTCCCAGAGTGTTGCACTGCAGGTCCGTGTCCAGTCACTCCCCAGACAACCCACCTATCCCACCCTGGCCTGCAGCATCCATACTGGCCTTCCTCCACTTTACAGCAAGACTCCCAGCCTCAGCCCAAACCTTAACAGCCATAGTGGCCTGCCCACCCTCAAAAAGAACCAGGACACCAGTAAAGACAATCTCCTAAACAACTCTAATACATACAGCAAGAGCTCCAACTCCATGTCCAACCTTCTCCTCAATGGCTTACCCATTCCCAATCTCCCCATCAACAACATCCCCATTAACAGTCTTCCTCACAGATCTGTGCCACATCCATTCAGCAAGAAGACCCAGGAGCCTGCTGAAAATCACTCTTATCAGAACGGAGAGCTCCCACAGGGCAACAGCCCCCAACGTCAGGGCTCTCCACTGTTCCACAGGCCCTCTCACTCCCCCACACCCTCCCGCTCCCTTTCCCCTTCCCCACTTCCCACAAGTAAAGCGGGGAAGTGGCTGTACTCAACCCTCAATGGTTCATCTGAACCCACACAGGTAGAGGATTATGGTTCTTGTACCAACAACAATGAGAGGTCAAAGAATGCCATCCCTGAACCTCTGAGAGCATTTAAGAATTTTTCCATGGCTGAGCCACCCCGCTGTCCTTCCCCAAGGCCTGCTGCCCCCGAAACAAACCCTCTGATTGGTTCCCTGCTgcaagagagacaggaagtgatCGCCCGCATTGCACAAAGGCTCAATTTCTGTGACCCCACAGCACCCCCACTCCCTCCTGGCCTGTTTGCTTCCGACAACCCTCCCAAAGCCACGTGGGGCAGTAACCATGATGATGTAACTGCCAGTAAGACCAAAGAGACTGAGGTACCGCCCTATGAGTCTGTGGGACGTGTGTGGCCCACTCCATTCAACACACCTGTGACTGACACTTCTTTTGGGAAATGGGAATGCCCCTCCCCTAAACCTGCAGCCTGCAGGAAGCTGAAAATGACTGAGACAAGAgatagagaagaggagaggaatggGGAGAaggagacagggagagagaaggagatagacagggagagggagacagacagcTCCCTCATTGCCCAGGCAGTTCAAGACATTACTAGGCTCATCCAGGAGAGATTGTCTGTCCCCGCTCTGTCTCCCAGACACAGCAGAAGCGGCAGCCCTCTGCACCATACTCACACAAcaacagtgacacacacagtccgcacatactcacacaccacacacatccCCCAGGCCTCACACACTGCCACCAATGGCTACACCAACGGCCACATACCCAGCCACGAACCTCACAGAGgcagcacgcacacagctgccacacacacacctgtttgcACAGACAAGCCCCGAGTTGATCGGGGTGCTGAATGCCATTCTACCCGGGCCCAAAATGGTGCTCAGTCTACACTTGAAGAATCCTTATTCAGAGGCCAGTGCCACGCACAGGCTGGTCAGCGTTTACGAACTCCCCCACAGGAAAAGCTCAGAGTCAGGACACCCAGCAGCCATGAATCCCCCCCTGCCTCCCCCATCCTTGAAAATAGCTCCAGGCATGCCCAGTTTTCTTACTGGACTTGCGATGATGCCAGCCCAACCATGAACTGTAACAGAAGCCATGACCACAGCAAGCCTCAGTCCCAAATGCAAATGCAGAACTGCAAATCAGCCCAGGCCCCTGCCCTCCAGGATGAGAACCAGGCACCCCTGGATTCTGGATGCTCCAGCACATCAAGTCCAGCTATGACTCCACCTCCTACTGTCCTT CGAGCTCCAAGCCCCTCCCCTCTGCGTCCCTGCAACAGCTGGAAGAAACAGAATCGCCACTCATTAGACGCCACAGCAACCAAGGCCTTCCACCCCTGCACCGGCCTGCCTCTGCTCTCCAGCCCT GTTCCTCAGAGGAAAAGTCAAACAGGCTACTTTGACCTGGACACCTCTGTGGCTGGCTGTAAGGGTTTGCCTTGGGCCTCTGGGAAAAG GGTGTGTCCAAAGAGAGATGGGTACACGGATGAGTCACAGCAGCTGTTCAGTGCCAGCGCTCCACCTGCCAGTCTCAGCCTGTTGGGAAACTTTGAG GAGTGTGTGCTGAACTACCGCCTGGAGCCTTTAGGGACAGTGGAGGGTTTCACAGCAGAGGTCGGGGCCAGTGGATCCTTCTGCCCCAGTCACCTGACCTTACCTGTAGATGTATCATTCTACAGTGTCTCTGATGACAACGCTCCCTCACCATATATG GGTGTGATAAACTTGGAGTCCCTGGGGAAAAGGGGCTATCGTGTACCTCCATCAGGAACCATTCAAGTG ACCTTATTCAACCCTAACAAGACAGTGGTAAAGATGTTTGTTGTGATGTATGACCTACGAGCCATGCCAGCCGGACACCAGACCTTCCTACGCCAGAGGACCTTCTCTGTTCCCGTCCGTCGTGACACAAACAATCAGACCAGCAGGAAACCCCTCGCCCTGGGGCAGGGACGAACCTTGCGCTACCTCATTCACCTGAG GTTCCAGAGCTCTAAGTCTGGGAAGATCTACCTCCATAGGGACATCCGTCTGCTGTTTTCCAGGAAGTCCATGGAGGTGGACAGTGGTGCTGCCTACGAGCTCCAATCCTTCACAGAGTCTCCTGTTGACCCGCCCTACTCTCCCCGCTGCTAA